The genome window GCGCAGAAGATGATTATTATTTGTCCTTGCCAAACCCCTATAAGGCAAAGAATACTGACTTTGCAACGCTGGAGGAGCTTCTTCTGGTTAAAGGCATGACCCCTGAAATTCTTTATGGAGATACAGGAAAAAAGGGGATAATTGATTTCCTTACAATCAATTCAAGGATGACACAGATCAACATAAATGCCGCACCCAGAGAGGTCTTATTGGCTATACCCGGGATTACGCCAGAACTTGCGGATTCAATCCTTGCCATCAGGGAGACTCAGGAGATACAGGACATCCAGGGAGTTCTCGGGAATAACTATTCGCTGGCATCATCGTATATCGGGCTGACACTGGCCAATGCATTTACGATCGAATCAGCGGGATATAAGGACACTGACCGTTCCGGTTATACAATCCGGGCTACGGTCACTCTTGAAGGCAACAACAAATTCAAATATATTTATTATAAGAGTCCGGTCGACATTACACAGTGAAACATATGATTAAAATCAGGGAAATACTTGCCGCTCCCAAACAGGGGACTCCTCTGTTCAGAATATGGGGCACGATCCTGAGGATGCTCACCTTTAGCCCCGCAGACGACCGTATTTTCCCCGGGAAAGATATCTCCGTTGCCATACAAAGAGGAAATGTTTCTCTGGCATATGGGACTCGCGTTCTTTCCGCTATACGTATTAAGGAAATGAAGAAATACCTGTTTGCAGAAGACCGCTATCCGCAGCCGGAAGAGCTTTTGTCTTCCCTGGCGTTGGCATTCAGCGAATTTGATCTTCCAAAATCGGCAATAACCCTGAGTATCCCGAAGGAATGGACCGTTATCAGGACGGCCGACTTCCCCTCTACCGTAAAAGAAAATATTCAGAAGGTCATCGCGTATGAACTCGATCGCCTTACTCCCTTTTCCTCTGAAGAGGCTTTTTTTGACTTTCGCGTAATTGAAGACAACGGAGACCGGGTATCCCTACTGCTCATGGCAGTAAAAACTGACCATCTTAAGCCATACCTTGACGTTCTCAATGAAGGCGGTTTTGTTGTAGACAGGATCACGGTCAATCTTTCTGCAATCGGCGCCGTATGCAGCCACAGGGATAAAAAATCGGCCTTCTATTTTTTGGAAGCGGGGAAAAACGGGTACGAGGGAGCTCTGTTCAGCAATGGGTTGCCAATACACAATTTCTCGGGAGTTTTCGAGGGAAGTGATGAACGATCAAAGGTAACCGCAATCTCTCAGGAGATAACAGCACTGCTTCAGACGTCACATAACAGAAGCAGCTCACCACAAATTATTGTTTTGCTAAGCGATAATAACGCTGCATTCAAAGAAATGCTCAAAGCCGGCTTAAAGCTGCCTGTCAGCGTTCTTG of Nitrospirota bacterium contains these proteins:
- a CDS encoding PilN domain-containing protein is translated as MIKIREILAAPKQGTPLFRIWGTILRMLTFSPADDRIFPGKDISVAIQRGNVSLAYGTRVLSAIRIKEMKKYLFAEDRYPQPEELLSSLALAFSEFDLPKSAITLSIPKEWTVIRTADFPSTVKENIQKVIAYELDRLTPFSSEEAFFDFRVIEDNGDRVSLLLMAVKTDHLKPYLDVLNEGGFVVDRITVNLSAIGAVCSHRDKKSAFYFLEAGKNGYEGALFSNGLPIHNFSGVFEGSDERSKVTAISQEITALLQTSHNRSSSPQIIVLLSDNNAAFKEMLKAGLKLPVSVLGETDTGLHLSQPINEVPWAAVGSVLQSLGTRTAGINLLNKGYHEKQNVPYALTILLLLIIMTVWIGYSIAPLKIEERKLQELSGRITTKKEEARKVEELIKDADALRSEISSIQNFKNNRIMTLNIMKELTALLPKKAWTSRVKVSATSITIEGYADAATELLPKLEASPLFRKVEFASPTVRDASSKADRFNIKMEKEETPKRDTEPIANAKK